The sequence GGCGATTAGCCTTTTCCTCCGGTTCGCGATAAAATGTTACGGTTTTTTAAGCGACAGAAAGGGTAAAGAAGGGCATTCCGGGTCGGCTGCGCCCTTTAAGAGCAATAAAACCGTTTCCAGTGGAAAAAGATTCGTCCGTGTCGCGAAAAGGATCGCTTTCACTCCACTAACTCGAATTGCATTCTTCGTTATTCGATTAACCTCCTTTGTGTCGATGGGCTATTCGAATGCTCTCAGTTGCAAACAGTCGtgtatatttgtttgttagtcgatcttaaatttattaaaacgaagaaaaaacaaagattAAGCATTAACTGGATTTTAAaacgattttaaatattccttttcttctgttctattttactttcttatataaacatataattaTCGAATTGAAGGCATCGTGATTTTTACATCGATCAATATGGAGGAATGATTCGATTCATTCCTTATGCGAAGAGAAATAAAGATACAGAGAATATGGTTGGCGAACGTTCTCCATTAAAGCGAAACATTTGGCATAGTTACAGCAGCGGGAGAGGGTCAGGAATATTTAGAGGTACTAATAGGTGTTCTGACTGCCATTATCCTACTTCTTCTGCTGGTGTTCGTCATTATTCTACTTCTGAATCGACGGCAAAAACTTCAGAGTTCGCCGACCGTTCTGAAAAATCCATTTGGATTCGCCATAAACATGAAGGTAAGAGCCAGCTCATAAATATGCCGGAACTTTTCCAGAACGATAAGACGGATTTTAATTTGTCATTAAAAGTCCTCAAACTTTGTCATCTGTAGTATATACCAGTCAACACTAGcgcgtttcgttcgaaacggGAAATAGAAAAGTAGTCCATTAACGAATATAATTGTAAGCGATGTAGAAATTATATTTGGCTAATATGGCAGGTTTTTCTGCATACTTTCGATCGATACAAACAATTCGAACGGTTTACAGGGACTCCTACTAAATTTAACTCCCGGTGGAATGCTGACAGAGACTGCCAATCACGTATCGCCGGACATGCCAGAGGACGGAAGCATGCACGAGTCTTTGACAATGGAACAATTCAATTCACCCCTTGTCAGCCCACAGTATAAATCTACGTACGCGATAGTGGCCACTTCCGGTGAGTTTTATAACACGAAATCCTTTGCTTCTTGCTTTCGAGGAACGCAGATAAAATTTTCCCCCTTCGCAACACACGTAGCCATTGAAGCTTGAATCGAGTAATTTACTTTATTACCTTTCTTCAATTTTGAAGGTACACAACATCGTACAAAAGCCTCACTGCAAAACTATTGCAAGGTATACGTTACTTGTTTTATAATGGcaagtaaatatatttatagaaaatgtttTCATGTGGAAacttttagatatttttacaTAGACTGGGTAATTTATggtttttctttatttacaatctcttttttttttaatgctacgttaaatggtattctGACCTAAATAACGTAGAACGCGTGTGACTCGTTTTAAACAAGAGAAAGAAGTAAAGAAAATGAGAGACAAAAATTAGTCCTGTTTTAATATCAAAAGAAGAAtggcagaaaatatataacTTACCATCTTCATCACTGTGTTTTTTGATGAACATTTATTTGCTGCTTTCATATAGCTCCGTCACATACATTTctatgttatttcttctataaAACGTTCATATGTAAAACCATTTAAAAATTCCACTTAAAGATTATGTCAGTATAAGTCGTGCTACATTTTTAGTCTTTTATATGAAGTAGTGAAATAtcagaaataagaaattcttCCGAAGGTATCTTGGTTTTTCCTGTATTCTACGAAGCAACGCGTTgaaggtaaataaaaatcgaTTTCTTTCAAGAATCCCCGAAAGACCTGAAGGACGTGAACGTCTCGGAAGAAAGCGTTCGACTCGATACGAGACCTGAATCAGCCATAGGACCACCGAGTTGTTCCTCATCGCCGACAAACTCTCCCGCACGACATTCTCAACACTACAGGACTCTCCAAAGTTACACCAGTCCAACTGCGAAACTCAATATCGCAGCCGCGTCTAATCACCAACGGGACGTCGATCAGATCCACTCGAAACGTTGGCACACAGCTCCTAAAGAGAAACACAAGGTTCGTACGTAGCGACCATTAGCTTTAACCAGCAATCTAGAAGATGAAATTGATTAGTCGACTCTTTGGTTTCGATAAATACAGATAAATTGGAGAGTCTTAATTATGATTATTATGAGAGTCGTGAATTCTTCACgatgaaacaaaatataaCAGAAAATACGTATCTTTTATCCTTTGACAAAGGTATTGAACTTTTGGAGCTAGTACGAATCGAAGCTAGTttgaatttataattacaattgCTTTTCTATATATCTACGAAATGAATAAAACTTTCTCAAAATGATTCCGATATTAAGGCAGAAAATACACTTGATATCTATGTACgagtatacatatgtaaattcAATATTCACCAGAGACctgtaattcttttttaagaAGGATCCTTAATTACTCTCAGCTGAGtctagaaaattaaatttcgattaatcgaaatgaaaataaatttcaaatgagAAGACCTAAAGTTCAAAAATTGAATCTTTATCTCTTCTATAATGTAACTCTACTCGCCCACAATGAAATCACGTTACAGTCTCCgtttacttaaaacatatcTACGCTTTTCATTTCGGAacactaataaattcaaacgtccggttataaaaatatttttgtaacaaATTGCAACGAACGTTGACGATCTCTGTATCGTTTTCACAGATACCCGCACCTGTCGTCAGCTGGAATATCGCGCCCAGCATGAACAAACCGTACAAGTGCAAGGAGATAGAGCCCACCAATATACCGCGACAGTGCCTACGTACCACGGAGAAACTTGGCTCGAGGAATATCGGCGAGGTACGGCGATAAACGATTGGGAAATGATGCGCTTCGCTACGTGCACGTGCACGTGGAATGCAGCTCCGCTATCTCGTGAACGCGTTTCGTTTCTCTCATAACTAATACGAAAACGCAGATGATGATGAAACACGATTCTCGTTTTCCCGGGTTGCATTAACCTTTAACACTCGCTTGTTACGTTCGCGACTGTTTAATCTAAATTTGCTCGGTAATAACGTTGATATGAGAAAGGGCAGTTTAGTTCTTCGCATTccgaaaatttaaaaaatacgattaattatcgatttcgatatattttcaCGGCGGAAATCCTTATGGTGAAAATCGAGAGTTTTgtttcgaaagaaaaaaagttaCAAGTATCTATGAATTCGTTgaatttttttccattttttatcGGTTTAAATGATACACAAAATTCCATGTCGGTAAAGTACGAAGGGATTAAAAACGTAAAAATTTATAGAAGATACGTAATAggcaaaaatatgtatataacccCCAAAAATACtacatattacggtataataTTTAGCGAATGAAACAAATCCCcatttagaatatttctttatctCCTTATTTGTCCATATGTTTATCTATGAAAACACGAATTTGCGCAAACAGCGGCAAtctgataataaaaatgtgtTCTTTTTCGTATTTTGTCTAGTTCGAATATaagaataaagataaaaatattcatcgcGAAAATAAAGACATTTGTCACGTTTGGAAAAACCCACGAAACTGATGTAATTAGCATAAGATCTGTGTTAGCAGCTGAGTCGACGTTAAAATCGCGTGATCGATAAACTAAATGGTATCAGTGGCGATGTTACACGCTTTTATTACGACTCCACAATACACAGTAATACGTTCGTCTACAAGCTACAAGGAAACTTTACCCGCGGAACATCGAAGGGGAACGACAACGGAGCATCGGGATAATGCACTTACTGTGTACATTATGCGCGTACATGATGTGCACACGGACACAGATTTCCGCATCGATATACTTCCGGGATTCATTGGTTTATGTATGCATTAACGACGATAACAGGCCGAAGAAGCTGCGAAGTGTTGTCTTCCAGCCTCTTGGACGATTAATGCGCAAACTGCGTGGCGTTGCACACCATTTGCACGCAACTTGTCTCGTAACGAGAGTACAACGATATCTAGGCCAATTGCCCATTATTGTTGTGTAGTTACAAAGATTAATGACATATAAATGTAGTTAAAATTGCACGGAGCCGTACAGACAAAGTGTCATACTTGTTTCTTTCCTATTTTATACAAGTATGATATGTTACAAGAGTTTAatcataatattttcaaaatcttCCCTTTCATCTTAATCATTGTCTACTATATCCTTTTCTCAGTCATTCGTTAGTTAATCAATTCTTTTAAGGATAAATCTCAATTGTCGTTTACTCTTCGTATTCCTTGTTCTTAAATGAATACACACCTTCGTAATCTTCAACCGAATACATCAACTAAGAGCATCATATTTTACTTCCAACTAAAATTTCATCTACGCAGGATACTTAACCGTTTCTCAGCACAGCATAAGAAAAATTCGTAGAAAGGACCAAACGTTCTGTTACGAGTTTCATATCTTAAATATGAATACGCGCaacgtaatttaattttattagtcATGATAAATTAAAGGCGCGTTTGTATCTTGCGTTAGAAATAATAACTTCTTAAATCATTCGTCCTGAATACACCCTCGTTTCATTACCCTCTAAAAGAATTTACGTCCACGAAATtacaaaaagtaaaattaactCCAGAGAACTGTCCAACGCAAATTTATACGATTATTATTCGAATTTCCGAAAATCTACTCGCCTTTCctaatttcctttttttacgATTTTCAGGCGATAGTATGCGAAGCAGTCGGATTAGAGGACGTGGTAGCAGATGCTCCGAGATTGGTGGTGGCTCGCGTGCCTACTTGCGGCGGTGACATTCGAGCCGGTAGTACGACGGACCAAATAAGAGAAGTCCGATTTCTGTCCAGCCTGTCAGATCCGAACGTAGCTCGGATCCTGGGAGTGTGCACCGTGGAACCAGTCCCGTGGACGATCATCGAGTACACGGAACTCGGTGATCTCGCCCATTATCTTCAGTACAGTGTGCCACTTACGGGAACGCTTAGGCCAAGCTGCAATTTGAAAGCCCTTAGGTGAGATACCGCTATTCGCCGCGGTGCACCGATTCTAAAACGATACGTACGAGCATCACAGGGCACGCGGATAATTCGAACATAGCCTTATACGAGCGTTACGAAATGAAATCGCGATGGTACCACCGATCACTGTAATAATTCACGGATGAATAATATATTCACTTGTCGCGCGGCCTCTCTTTTATTCGGTACAATCGCAGCCTGGTTCGTTTATAACGTACCCGATTGATCTTAATGGCACTTCCGCGTTATACAGCTTCCGATTATATACGATTACGAGATCGTACATTACTCTTGTCGTAGCTGATAATGTTCCGCCAAGTGTTTTGTTACTCGGATAATaattaacgtaatattttacattcgCGAACgtgaagagaggaaaaagagaagttcccgagaaaatttgaaagagaATGAAGCTTTGCTATGGAGCATTAATCCCTCAATTCCTGTAGGAAGTTATAAACTTTAGCTTTTATCTATTGTACGATATATGCAAGCTGGTAGTTTAAAAGTTCTAATGCACTCTGGTAGAAGGTTTAGGTAAATGTAAATTGTTATGTTTTGAACTTATgtcattatataaatatttaatggtACGTACATAACGACTATCCATAACGTCGAACACCCACGTTCACTGGTTTTATCATTAAGTAAGCTCCTTTGCGTTCATTAAAGTGATAAAACACAGCAACAAAAATTTGTGATttacaaagagaaagaagTATTTCACGTATTTCGGTATAAATTTTTGAAGCCATTCATCCTAGATCACGTATAGTTGAATTTTACATTACAATTCAAGCTATGAGaattttagaataaataatGATTTATTCATTCAACCTATAGAATCGACGAGATAAACGAGCGAAACTCCGGTGAAGGAATGTTCGAAAGCGCCGTGATCTTAGAAATAGAATTTGTTTCGTTCTTGTATGAAAATAGAGTTGCTCGTACATTCCATAGATCGGacgacgaacgaacgaacatcAATTAACGTTGACAGGTTCAAAAGCAAGCATTATATTATGATTTTAGTCAAAGCTGCCTGATGTACATGGGGACACAGATAGCATCTGGCATGAGGTTCCTCGAGTCAAAGAATCTGGTGCACAAGGACCTGGCAGCCAGAAACTGTCTAGTGGGCCGCTCTTACACCGTGAAAGTGACCGACATAGCGATGTGCAGTGACCTTTACAAGAAGGATTACAGTGACATAGGCGGCAGACCGCCGGCGCCAATCAGATGGCTGCCGTGGGAAAGCATTCTGCTGGTAAGGCTAAATGATTTTCGTCAAGCGAATCTCGTTCTCTCTTTAACGAGCGCGTTCTAGATCGATCGACCAGTCCATAAATGGGAATAGTACCAATGAACTTGCGCGTTTCGATTCTAGGACAGGTACACTTGCTCGAGCAGCGTCTGGTCGTTTGCTGTCACTTTGTGGGAAGTGATGAGCCTGGCCAGAGAGAAACCTTTCCAACATCTAACCAACGATCAAGTGATACAGAACGCAGAGCATATGTACTATGGGGCTGAGTTACAGGTATTCGAGTGTTCCCCTTttctttataacgtatattatattttaagaataaaGATATACGTGTTAGATATACACAGATACATTTTgtaaattcttcttttaaaaCAGTTTACGATAGTAACGATATTTTCACTCGATAAAAAGACGGAAATATTCTTATTAAGCTTTCAAAGACCAACATGTTATTATgctacattttatttgttattattttcgGCTGATTTACATTGTCGAGTTCCATGGTTTAATATAGTGGCTatgaaagaaaagggaagaaTAAATGGAAACATTTAGTCAAGATACTTTTCGTTGCTATATCTTTCACCAATTAAATCCTACAATTTTACGAAGTTCGAAGAAATTGTATTTACGATGCTATTAACATAATTTTAAATCTTACAAACATTTTTTGTGTCTCTGATACATGTAATGGAGTTCTATTTATGTcttttaataacatattattgttcatatataacatattattaaTTCGATAAAACAAGCTAGAAGATTAGACAAGTAACCtctttaacaaatttatattttcgtttCAGATATATCTTCCAAAGCCCACGATGTGTCCGGAAGAAGTCTACAGGATGATGTGCTCATGCTGGCGGAGGGACGAGACCTCGAGACCGACGTTCAAAGACATTTATACGTTCCTGAAAAACGTAATCGCGGACTATCGACCTGGTGCATAAACGATCCCACTAAACTGTGATACAAGAAAACGGACAATGAATCTCCTCTTGCCGACTAAAAACTCCTGACGTCGGGACTCGACGGAAGTGTACAATCGTTAGTTTTAGTGCATGCTGTGGAGAACGAGCCGCGCCGAATTTTGAGATTTTCTCGATCGTAAAGAGATGATCGAAGGAGAAATTTTCGCGATGCACTTCTATCTTTGAAGCGAAGCAAGGCGAAGCCTTGAAAAGGGTTCTTCTGTTCT is a genomic window of Bombus huntii isolate Logan2020A chromosome 1, iyBomHunt1.1, whole genome shotgun sequence containing:
- the LOC126868195 gene encoding discoidin domain-containing receptor 2-like isoform X1, with amino-acid sequence MKTDCLPIIAKFCALLTLFGTSLDVRALDIRACNQSLGMESGDIPDSAITASSSYVTNVGPRNGRLRKETAGGAWCPKSQIERGIREWLQVDLPGPHVITGVQSQGRYDHGRGQEYVEEYTLEYRRPGFTEWRQYKRWDNKEVLTGNSDTSTVISHRLVPPIFASQIRILPHSEHRRTVCLRIELRGCQDTGGVVSYTIPESPTVELSDISYDGKRQDNLLTDGLGRLIDGEVGADNYRLDMGDGRGTGWVAWMRDTFVDDYVELVFEFEVIWIFEAVHIYTNNYFSRDVQVFSKADVWFSVDDDTYEEEPLSYSYIPDIVLENARNVSIGLHERQGRFLKIHLYFAARWIMISEVTFEGTNPYENTTEESASEFSNREIPMNPEVDLNLQTITAAGEGQEYLEVLIGVLTAIILLLLLVFVIILLLNRRQKLQSSPTVLKNPFGFAINMKGLLLNLTPGGMLTETANHVSPDMPEDGSMHESLTMEQFNSPLVSPQYKSTYAIVATSESPKDLKDVNVSEESVRLDTRPESAIGPPSCSSSPTNSPARHSQHYRTLQSYTSPTAKLNIAAASNHQRDVDQIHSKRWHTAPKEKHKIPAPVVSWNIAPSMNKPYKCKEIEPTNIPRQCLRTTEKLGSRNIGEAIVCEAVGLEDVVADAPRLVVARVPTCGGDIRAGSTTDQIREVRFLSSLSDPNVARILGVCTVEPVPWTIIEYTELGDLAHYLQYSVPLTGTLRPSCNLKALSQSCLMYMGTQIASGMRFLESKNLVHKDLAARNCLVGRSYTVKVTDIAMCSDLYKKDYSDIGGRPPAPIRWLPWESILLDRYTCSSSVWSFAVTLWEVMSLAREKPFQHLTNDQVIQNAEHMYYGAELQIYLPKPTMCPEEVYRMMCSCWRRDETSRPTFKDIYTFLKNVIADYRPGA
- the LOC126868195 gene encoding discoidin domain-containing receptor 2-like isoform X2, which gives rise to MKTDCLPIIAKFCALLTLFGTSLDVRALDIRACNQSLGMESGDIPDSAITASSSYVTNVGPRNGRLRKETAGGAWCPKSQIERGIREWLQVDLPGPHVITGVQSQGRYDHGRGQEYVEEYTLEYRRPGFTEWRQYKRWDNKEVLTGNSDTSTVISHRLVPPIFASQIRILPHSEHRRTVCLRIELRGCQDTGGVVSYTIPESPTVELSDISYDGKRQDNLLTDGLGRLIDGEVGADNYRLDMGDGRGTGWVAWMRDTFVDDYVELVFEFEVIWIFEAVHIYTNNYFSRDVQVFSKADVWFSVDDDTYEEEPLSYSYIPDIVLENARNVSIGLHERQGRFLKIHLYFAARWIMISEVTFEGTNPYENTTEESASEFSNREIPMNPEVDLNLQTTAGEGQEYLEVLIGVLTAIILLLLLVFVIILLLNRRQKLQSSPTVLKNPFGFAINMKGLLLNLTPGGMLTETANHVSPDMPEDGSMHESLTMEQFNSPLVSPQYKSTYAIVATSESPKDLKDVNVSEESVRLDTRPESAIGPPSCSSSPTNSPARHSQHYRTLQSYTSPTAKLNIAAASNHQRDVDQIHSKRWHTAPKEKHKIPAPVVSWNIAPSMNKPYKCKEIEPTNIPRQCLRTTEKLGSRNIGEAIVCEAVGLEDVVADAPRLVVARVPTCGGDIRAGSTTDQIREVRFLSSLSDPNVARILGVCTVEPVPWTIIEYTELGDLAHYLQYSVPLTGTLRPSCNLKALSQSCLMYMGTQIASGMRFLESKNLVHKDLAARNCLVGRSYTVKVTDIAMCSDLYKKDYSDIGGRPPAPIRWLPWESILLDRYTCSSSVWSFAVTLWEVMSLAREKPFQHLTNDQVIQNAEHMYYGAELQIYLPKPTMCPEEVYRMMCSCWRRDETSRPTFKDIYTFLKNVIADYRPGA